The Microbacterium sp. LWH7-1.2 genome window below encodes:
- a CDS encoding VOC family protein, which produces MPLLDHLGVTVDNLPRAIAQFDPVLTALGMERTDGDNGVAWYAEDETELILFPAREAGTGPHRHGTVGWQHLAFAVDSRDVVDRLHAIALAAGWSAVRGPQPYPRFNERYYASFVEDDNGIRIEFMHNPPKP; this is translated from the coding sequence ATGCCTCTCCTCGATCACCTCGGCGTCACAGTCGACAACCTGCCCCGGGCAATCGCCCAGTTCGACCCCGTGCTGACAGCGCTCGGAATGGAGCGCACCGACGGTGACAACGGGGTCGCGTGGTACGCGGAGGACGAGACGGAGCTGATCCTCTTCCCCGCGCGGGAGGCGGGAACCGGGCCGCACAGGCACGGGACGGTCGGCTGGCAGCACCTGGCGTTCGCGGTGGACTCTCGCGATGTGGTCGACCGGCTCCACGCCATCGCGCTCGCCGCGGGATGGAGCGCGGTGCGCGGCCCCCAGCCGTACCCGCGCTTCAACGAGCGCTACTACGCGTCGTTCGTCGAGGACGACAACGGCATCCGCATCGAGTTCATGCACAACCCTCCGAAGCCGTAG
- a CDS encoding NmrA family transcriptional regulator — translation MRIAVIGGTGLIGSRVVTALEVTGHEVVVVARAVGVNSFTGEGLERALEGVETLVDVSNSSYTDEAGAREFFYGSTLNLLTYGAAAGVGHHVVLSVVGTDRLAHSEGGYFQAKAEQERLLTASGRPYSIVHATQFFEFVRSITDAATRSGVAHVADALIQPMAAADAAAAVARAALARPTGGITEHAGPEVFELGYLAQRELRFRRDEREVVSDPLATYFGAQLGRFELLPGAGASIAATRFHDWQIAPRAGDDALLPTRAGVR, via the coding sequence ATGAGGATCGCTGTCATCGGGGGAACGGGGCTGATCGGCTCGAGAGTCGTCACCGCGCTCGAGGTCACCGGGCACGAGGTCGTGGTGGTGGCCCGCGCGGTGGGCGTGAACTCCTTCACCGGCGAGGGGCTCGAGCGGGCGCTCGAGGGAGTCGAGACCCTGGTCGACGTGTCGAACTCGTCATACACCGACGAGGCGGGCGCCCGCGAGTTCTTCTACGGATCGACGCTGAACCTCCTCACCTATGGCGCGGCGGCCGGAGTGGGTCATCACGTCGTGCTGTCCGTCGTCGGCACCGATCGGCTCGCTCATTCCGAGGGCGGCTACTTCCAGGCCAAAGCAGAGCAGGAGCGGCTGCTGACGGCATCCGGTCGTCCTTACTCGATCGTGCACGCCACGCAGTTCTTCGAGTTCGTCCGCAGCATCACGGATGCCGCGACCCGCAGCGGCGTCGCACACGTGGCAGACGCCCTCATTCAGCCCATGGCCGCCGCCGACGCGGCCGCCGCCGTCGCCCGCGCCGCCCTCGCGCGACCTACCGGGGGGATCACCGAGCACGCGGGACCCGAGGTGTTCGAACTCGGCTACCTCGCCCAGCGCGAGCTGCGGTTCCGCCGCGACGAGCGGGAGGTCGTCTCCGACCCCCTCGCAACGTACTTCGGCGCGCAGCTCGGCCGGTTCGAGCTGCTGCCCGGTGCGGGTGCCAGCATCGCGGCGACGCGATTCCACGACTGGCAGATCGCGCCCCGCGCAGGTGACGACGCGCTGCTGCCGACCCGCGCGGGCGTACGCTGA
- a CDS encoding RNA polymerase sigma-70 factor, with protein MGETTERRNDHDHDDIALAVTVFDEHRRRIFGIAYRMLGTVADAEDIVQETWIRWQNADRADIREPGAFLATVATRLSINATQSAHARRETYIGPWLPEPVNTDADPALGAERGEALRYAVLLMLEKLTPTERAAYILREALDYPYERIADIVGATVANARQLVSRARKHLESARKAEVAAAEQRRLLEAFLVAAQKGDVGDLERLFAEDVVSYTDGNGVKLAARIPVAGRSRVAKFVAAFSSHFWTGKQIDWVEVNGQPAATLSEDGRVTTLVTVTAGDDGIRRLLWVMSPDKLGHVAQVGV; from the coding sequence ATGGGCGAGACCACGGAACGCAGGAACGATCACGATCACGACGACATCGCACTCGCGGTCACGGTCTTCGACGAGCACCGGCGGCGTATCTTCGGCATCGCGTACCGCATGCTCGGCACCGTGGCCGATGCCGAGGACATCGTGCAGGAGACCTGGATCCGCTGGCAGAACGCCGACCGCGCCGACATCCGGGAGCCGGGTGCGTTTCTCGCGACGGTCGCCACACGACTCTCGATCAACGCCACCCAGTCGGCGCACGCGCGCCGCGAGACGTACATCGGACCGTGGCTGCCCGAGCCCGTGAACACCGACGCCGACCCCGCGCTCGGCGCCGAGCGCGGGGAAGCCCTGCGGTACGCGGTCCTGCTCATGCTCGAGAAGCTCACGCCCACAGAGCGCGCCGCGTACATCCTCCGCGAAGCGCTCGACTACCCGTACGAGCGGATCGCCGACATCGTCGGCGCCACTGTGGCGAACGCCCGCCAGCTCGTCAGCCGCGCGCGCAAGCATCTGGAGTCGGCACGCAAGGCTGAGGTGGCCGCCGCCGAGCAGCGCCGCCTGCTCGAGGCGTTCCTCGTGGCGGCGCAGAAGGGCGACGTGGGCGACCTCGAGCGGCTCTTCGCCGAGGACGTCGTCAGCTACACCGACGGGAACGGCGTCAAGCTCGCCGCGCGCATCCCGGTCGCCGGCCGAAGTCGCGTCGCGAAGTTCGTCGCCGCGTTTTCGAGCCATTTCTGGACCGGCAAGCAGATCGACTGGGTCGAGGTCAACGGCCAGCCCGCGGCCACCCTCTCGGAGGACGGGCGCGTCACGACGCTTGTCACGGTCACGGCGGGGGATGACGGCATCCGTCGACTGCTGTGGGTCATGAGCCCGGACAAGCTCGGGCATGTCGCCCAGGTCGGGGTGTGA
- a CDS encoding SDR family oxidoreductase, which produces MAKIVVIGGSGLIGSKVVAKLAEHGHEAVPASPNSGVNTITGEGLAEVLEGAYVVVDVSNSPSFAPDDVMEFFTTSTRNLIAAARGAGVGHFVALTVVGTNRPNVISYFAAKTAQEELIRESGIPYSILHATQFFEFISGIAGVSGNGDAIHLPGNLVQPIAAEDVATAVARTAAGAPLNADVEIAGPEVMGLDEMVRRGLTFRGDPREVVTDSEAPYFGARMEERTLMPVDGVQLFATTLDEWLPANPPRS; this is translated from the coding sequence ATGGCAAAGATCGTGGTCATCGGAGGCTCCGGACTCATCGGCTCGAAGGTCGTCGCGAAGCTCGCCGAGCACGGGCACGAGGCTGTTCCCGCCTCGCCGAACTCGGGGGTCAACACCATCACCGGTGAGGGACTCGCCGAGGTGCTGGAGGGTGCGTACGTCGTGGTCGACGTGTCGAACTCGCCGTCGTTCGCCCCCGACGACGTCATGGAGTTCTTCACGACGTCGACGCGGAATCTCATCGCCGCAGCGCGAGGGGCAGGCGTCGGGCACTTCGTCGCGCTCACCGTGGTGGGCACGAATCGCCCGAACGTGATCTCGTACTTCGCGGCGAAGACCGCTCAGGAGGAGCTGATCCGTGAGTCCGGCATCCCGTACTCGATCCTGCACGCGACCCAGTTCTTCGAATTCATCAGCGGCATCGCGGGAGTGTCGGGGAACGGTGACGCGATCCACCTGCCGGGCAATCTCGTACAGCCGATCGCCGCTGAAGACGTTGCGACCGCTGTGGCGCGCACGGCAGCCGGAGCTCCGCTGAACGCCGATGTCGAGATCGCGGGGCCGGAGGTGATGGGCCTCGATGAGATGGTGCGGCGCGGTCTCACTTTCCGTGGAGATCCGCGGGAGGTCGTGACCGACTCCGAGGCGCCGTACTTCGGCGCGCGGATGGAGGAGCGCACGCTCATGCCCGTCGACGGGGTTCAGCTCTTCGCGACGACACTCGACGAGTGGCTGCCGGCGAACCCGCCCCGCAGCTGA
- a CDS encoding zinc-binding dehydrogenase — protein sequence MRALIHSAFGDPTEVLEVAERPKPEPGPGQVRVRTILSPIHNHDLWTIRGTYGYKPALPAASGTEAVGVVDALGEGVESLKAGQRVATGGTFGVWSEYFVANAAGLVPVPDAVSDETAAQLISMPFSALSLLDFLDVQPGDWIVQNTANGAVGRLVAQFAAARGVHVLGLVRRDAGVDELAGLGIRDVVSTASDAWRERAAAILGGNAPRAAVDSVGGEAAGDLLSLLGDGGTLVSFGSMASSTLHLSAGDLIFKQATVKGFWGSKVSQTMDAATRGALFAELVQRIGSGEVSLPVDAVFPFEQARQAAAASAVPGRDGKVLLRF from the coding sequence GTGCGCGCACTCATCCACTCCGCTTTCGGCGACCCGACCGAGGTTCTCGAGGTGGCCGAGCGACCGAAGCCCGAGCCGGGACCCGGTCAGGTGCGAGTGCGCACGATCCTCTCGCCGATCCACAACCACGACCTCTGGACCATCCGCGGCACGTACGGGTACAAGCCCGCGCTGCCGGCGGCTTCCGGCACCGAGGCCGTCGGGGTCGTGGACGCGCTCGGCGAGGGCGTCGAGTCCCTGAAGGCCGGGCAGCGGGTCGCCACGGGCGGCACGTTCGGCGTGTGGAGCGAGTACTTCGTCGCGAATGCCGCCGGGCTCGTTCCCGTGCCGGACGCGGTGAGCGACGAGACGGCCGCACAGCTCATCTCGATGCCGTTCAGCGCGCTGAGCCTGCTCGACTTCCTCGATGTGCAGCCAGGCGACTGGATCGTGCAGAACACCGCGAACGGCGCCGTGGGCAGGCTCGTCGCCCAGTTCGCCGCAGCGCGTGGCGTGCACGTCCTCGGCCTGGTGCGCCGCGATGCCGGCGTCGATGAACTGGCGGGGCTCGGCATCCGTGATGTCGTGTCGACCGCGTCGGATGCGTGGCGGGAACGCGCCGCGGCGATCCTCGGCGGGAACGCACCGCGCGCGGCGGTGGACTCCGTCGGCGGCGAGGCCGCCGGCGACCTGCTGTCGCTGCTCGGCGATGGCGGCACCCTCGTGTCGTTCGGATCGATGGCGTCCAGCACGCTGCACCTCTCGGCGGGCGACCTCATCTTCAAGCAGGCCACGGTGAAGGGGTTCTGGGGCAGCAAGGTCAGTCAGACGATGGATGCTGCGACCCGCGGTGCGCTGTTCGCCGAGCTGGTCCAGCGCATCGGGTCTGGCGAGGTCTCCCTCCCGGTCGACGCGGTGTTCCCGTTCGAGCAGGCACGCCAGGCCGCCGCGGCCAGCGCGGTGCCGGGGCGCGACGGCAAGGTGCTGCTGCGCTTCTGA
- a CDS encoding nuclear transport factor 2 family protein: MSTVAELLRLNLHGVFGNRDAAARRDAAARAYSPGVTLTDPEGTVVGPEAVLASAAALLKDAPEKSVLVEDGPAYTSATTGVLPWAFGPSGAPVVRGIDLITVENGVITSLTVLLAEG; the protein is encoded by the coding sequence ATGAGCACCGTCGCTGAACTCCTCCGTCTGAACCTCCACGGCGTCTTCGGGAACCGGGATGCCGCGGCACGACGCGATGCCGCGGCTCGCGCGTACTCCCCCGGAGTGACCCTGACCGACCCCGAGGGCACCGTCGTCGGTCCCGAGGCGGTGCTCGCCAGCGCCGCAGCATTGCTGAAGGACGCGCCCGAGAAGTCCGTGCTCGTCGAGGACGGACCCGCCTACACGTCCGCGACGACCGGGGTGCTGCCCTGGGCGTTCGGGCCGTCGGGTGCACCGGTCGTCCGCGGCATCGATCTCATCACCGTCGAGAACGGCGTGATCACGTCGTTGACCGTGCTCCTCGCCGAAGGGTGA
- a CDS encoding SDR family NAD(P)-dependent oxidoreductase: MLPDSPAPTDLPPSGIDPDDLATTLRVLAIMPGVDESHPDYVAVRRATAAMFKAVKKVRRREIREAIASADRAVVAATATGAPDRIDDETRGIPISSSTTAPTAGTLLKPRACYICKQSYTIVDAFYHQLCPTCAAMSHAKRNARTDLTGKRALLTGGRAKIGMYIALRLLRDGAHTTITTRFPRDAVRRFSSLPDAPEWIDRLKVVGIDLRDPAQVIGLAEDVAAAGPLDILINNATQTVRRSPGAYQPLVDAELAPLPDGPLPELVTFGHTNDRHPQALERSVTAHPILAAAAARADELTEQAMAAGSSSLERLAAGTAIDAGGLIPDLDHTNSWVQSVDEVDPLEMLEVQLANTTAPFLLVSKLRASLAASPARRTYVVNVSAMEGVFNRGYKGPGHPHTNMAKAAVNMLTRTSARELFETDRILMTSVDTGWITDERPHPTKVRLAEEGFHAPLDLVDGAARVYDPIVRGEAGEDLFGVFLKDYAPGQW; encoded by the coding sequence GTGCTTCCCGATTCCCCCGCGCCCACCGACCTGCCGCCGAGCGGCATCGACCCGGACGATCTGGCGACCACCCTGCGGGTGCTCGCGATCATGCCGGGAGTCGACGAGTCGCACCCCGACTACGTGGCCGTCCGCCGCGCGACCGCCGCGATGTTCAAGGCGGTCAAGAAGGTGCGGCGCCGCGAGATCCGCGAGGCGATCGCCTCCGCCGACCGCGCTGTCGTCGCCGCTACGGCCACCGGGGCGCCCGATCGCATCGACGACGAGACCCGCGGCATCCCGATCAGCTCGTCCACTACCGCGCCCACCGCCGGCACCCTCCTCAAGCCGCGCGCCTGCTACATCTGCAAGCAGTCGTACACGATCGTCGACGCGTTCTACCACCAGCTCTGCCCGACGTGCGCGGCGATGAGTCACGCGAAGCGCAACGCGCGCACCGATCTCACCGGCAAGCGCGCGCTGCTCACCGGCGGCCGCGCGAAGATCGGAATGTACATCGCGCTGCGCCTCCTGCGCGACGGTGCGCACACCACGATCACGACGCGCTTCCCCCGCGACGCCGTGCGCCGTTTCAGCAGCCTCCCCGACGCCCCCGAGTGGATCGATCGCCTCAAGGTCGTGGGCATCGACCTGCGCGATCCCGCCCAGGTGATCGGACTGGCTGAGGACGTCGCAGCCGCAGGTCCGCTCGACATCCTGATCAACAACGCGACCCAGACGGTGCGCCGCTCGCCCGGTGCATATCAGCCGCTCGTCGACGCCGAGCTCGCCCCGCTCCCCGATGGCCCTCTGCCCGAGCTGGTCACATTCGGCCACACGAACGACCGCCACCCGCAGGCGCTGGAGCGCTCGGTCACCGCTCATCCGATCCTCGCCGCGGCCGCCGCGCGTGCCGACGAACTGACCGAGCAGGCCATGGCCGCCGGTTCCAGCTCGCTCGAGCGCCTCGCGGCCGGCACCGCGATCGATGCCGGCGGGCTGATCCCCGACCTCGATCACACCAACTCGTGGGTGCAGAGCGTCGACGAGGTCGACCCGCTCGAGATGCTCGAGGTGCAGCTGGCGAACACGACCGCACCGTTCCTGCTCGTGTCGAAGCTGCGGGCATCGCTGGCCGCGAGCCCCGCCCGCAGGACGTACGTGGTCAATGTCAGCGCGATGGAGGGCGTCTTCAATCGCGGGTACAAGGGACCGGGTCATCCGCATACCAACATGGCCAAGGCGGCGGTCAACATGCTGACGCGCACGAGCGCGCGGGAGCTGTTCGAGACCGACCGCATCCTCATGACGAGCGTCGACACCGGCTGGATCACCGACGAGCGCCCCCACCCGACGAAGGTGCGGCTCGCCGAAGAAGGCTTCCACGCGCCGCTCGACCTCGTCGACGGCGCCGCACGCGTCTACGATCCGATCGTGCGCGGTGAGGCGGGCGAAGACCTGTTCGGCGTCTTCCTCAAGGACTACGCACCCGGCCAATGGTGA
- a CDS encoding NUDIX domain-containing protein, producing the protein MSTSNPASTSTRSIRVSAAVILNDRDELLLVRKAGTTAFMQPGGKPEPDETPAETLSRELFEELGLSVEPDQLDSLGLFTAAAANEPGFLVVADVFVADIGDQVPVTDAEIEELRWVSRTDAQHLEIAPLARENFLPA; encoded by the coding sequence GTGAGCACCTCGAACCCGGCATCGACGTCGACGCGCAGCATCCGTGTGTCGGCCGCGGTCATCCTGAACGACCGCGATGAGCTCCTGCTGGTGCGCAAGGCCGGCACGACGGCGTTCATGCAGCCGGGAGGTAAACCCGAACCCGACGAGACGCCGGCCGAGACGCTGAGCCGCGAGCTGTTCGAGGAGCTGGGGCTTTCGGTCGAGCCCGATCAGCTGGATTCGCTCGGCCTGTTCACGGCGGCCGCGGCGAACGAGCCGGGTTTCCTCGTGGTGGCGGACGTCTTCGTCGCCGACATCGGCGATCAGGTGCCGGTGACCGACGCCGAGATCGAGGAGCTGCGATGGGTCTCCCGTACCGACGCGCAGCACCTGGAGATCGCGCCGCTGGCGCGGGAGAACTTCCTGCCGGCCTGA
- a CDS encoding YaeQ family protein translates to MAIGVTMYTFDIQLADVDRSVYEDLSVRVARHPSETDAFMLTRVLAYALEYEEGIGFSEGISATDEPAVLVRDLTGALVAWIEVGAPDAGRLHTGSLAGARVAVYTHRDPVKVAGPWAGKKIHRADEVKLFGFDPGFFDSATSALERRNTMIVSITERRLYLDLNGSSFESDIHEATAG, encoded by the coding sequence ATGGCGATCGGCGTGACGATGTACACCTTCGATATCCAGCTGGCCGACGTCGATCGGAGCGTCTACGAGGATCTCTCGGTGCGTGTGGCGCGGCATCCGTCCGAGACCGACGCGTTCATGCTGACGCGGGTGCTCGCATACGCGCTCGAATACGAGGAGGGCATCGGGTTCAGCGAGGGTATATCTGCGACGGATGAACCTGCCGTGCTCGTGCGCGATCTCACAGGCGCGCTCGTGGCCTGGATCGAGGTGGGCGCCCCGGATGCTGGCCGCCTGCACACGGGCAGCCTCGCGGGCGCGCGCGTCGCCGTGTACACGCACCGCGATCCGGTGAAGGTGGCCGGTCCGTGGGCGGGCAAGAAGATCCATCGCGCCGACGAGGTGAAGCTCTTCGGCTTCGACCCCGGCTTCTTCGATTCGGCCACCTCAGCGCTCGAGCGCCGCAACACGATGATCGTCTCGATCACCGAGAGGCGCCTCTACCTCGACCTCAACGGCTCGTCCTTCGAGTCCGACATCCACGAGGCCACGGCCGGCTGA
- a CDS encoding DUF1232 domain-containing protein yields MPHWAVAVIAVVGGLIAVWLVLLLILWAQQRRAGRNVDWRQIMRLVVDVVLLLRRLVVDPEVPRATRWWLGGLLAYLLLPIDLVPDFIPVLGYADDAIIVAIALRYAIRTAGRSAIERHWPGTPEGLGSLLSLVGAR; encoded by the coding sequence ATGCCGCACTGGGCCGTCGCCGTCATCGCCGTGGTCGGCGGGCTCATCGCGGTCTGGCTGGTGCTGCTGCTGATCCTGTGGGCGCAGCAGCGCCGAGCCGGCCGCAACGTGGACTGGCGCCAGATCATGCGACTCGTCGTCGACGTCGTCCTGCTGCTGAGGCGCCTGGTCGTCGATCCCGAGGTGCCGAGGGCCACCCGGTGGTGGCTCGGCGGGCTGCTGGCGTATCTGCTCCTGCCGATCGACCTGGTGCCGGACTTCATCCCCGTTCTCGGATACGCGGACGATGCGATCATCGTCGCGATCGCGCTGCGGTACGCGATCAGGACAGCGGGGAGATCCGCCATCGAGCGCCACTGGCCGGGGACTCCGGAAGGACTCGGCAGCCTGCTCTCGCTGGTGGGCGCGCGCTGA
- a CDS encoding inositol monophosphatase family protein, translating into MTSPSPVSTFDTPFEGDLRADLDLALRLADAADAASMSRFDAADLDVRLKADASHVTEADLATERALRDLLESERPSDGVFGEEYGVTGDSARQWIIDPIDGTANYLKGIPMWTTLIALAIDGVPRVGVASQPAIGRRWWAATGLGAWTNTPTGEAKRLAVSAVDAIADSSVSFQSIGQWRDAGKLEALERLTSSVWRDRGYGDAWPYMLLAEGRLEFVAEFDVKEYDIAALVPIVTEAGGKFTSFDGDDSISGRSSLATNRVLHSAYLDLLHSA; encoded by the coding sequence GTGACCTCCCCCTCCCCCGTTTCGACGTTCGACACGCCGTTCGAGGGAGACCTCCGGGCCGATCTCGATCTCGCCCTGCGGCTGGCCGATGCGGCGGATGCGGCATCCATGTCCCGCTTCGATGCGGCCGATCTCGACGTCCGCCTCAAGGCGGACGCGAGCCACGTCACCGAGGCGGATCTCGCCACCGAGCGCGCCCTGCGCGACCTGCTCGAGTCCGAGCGTCCGAGTGACGGCGTGTTCGGCGAGGAGTACGGCGTCACGGGCGATTCGGCGCGGCAATGGATCATCGACCCGATCGACGGCACCGCGAACTACCTCAAGGGCATCCCCATGTGGACGACCCTCATCGCCCTCGCGATCGACGGCGTGCCGCGCGTGGGCGTCGCCAGCCAGCCCGCCATCGGCCGGCGCTGGTGGGCGGCGACCGGACTCGGCGCCTGGACCAACACGCCGACGGGTGAGGCGAAGCGCCTCGCGGTGTCGGCGGTGGATGCGATCGCCGACTCGAGCGTGAGCTTCCAGAGCATCGGGCAGTGGCGCGATGCCGGCAAGCTCGAGGCGCTGGAGCGCCTGACCTCGTCGGTGTGGCGCGATCGCGGCTACGGCGACGCCTGGCCGTACATGCTGCTGGCCGAGGGGCGTCTCGAATTCGTCGCCGAGTTCGACGTCAAGGAGTACGACATCGCCGCGCTCGTGCCGATCGTGACCGAGGCCGGCGGCAAGTTCACATCGTTCGACGGCGACGACTCGATCTCCGGGCGTTCCTCGCTCGCGACCAACCGCGTGCTCCACTCCGCCTATCTCGACCTGCTCCACTCCGCCTGA
- a CDS encoding LysR family transcriptional regulator, producing the protein MLLRAVAIHGSITAAARALAYSHSAISQQLALLERETGAVLLEKVGRTSRLTPVGLELVHNTEAVLAAMERAESELAAAQEQPRGIVTVAVFTSIGRIVLPAALQTLAQTHPGLDVRLRRSDPEHAVPQLVARQVDAVVTDTFPGTRLLPAGGIHAAAIGRDPMRGYLPEGMADRPFERVPWVMEPPQAASTQWALRVCRESGFEPRIAHESSDMLFHLRMVEAGLAAAFLPDLVVREAGSALVPNPLLPSNLRRDILMVTRLGAETHPALNAVRDAIASALKEHVSVID; encoded by the coding sequence GTGCTGCTGCGGGCGGTCGCAATCCACGGCAGCATCACGGCTGCCGCCCGTGCACTGGCCTACAGTCACTCGGCCATCTCGCAGCAACTCGCCCTGCTCGAACGCGAGACCGGGGCCGTGCTGCTCGAGAAGGTGGGTCGCACATCACGGCTGACTCCGGTCGGGCTCGAGCTCGTGCACAACACCGAGGCGGTTCTCGCGGCGATGGAGCGCGCGGAGTCGGAGTTGGCAGCCGCGCAGGAGCAGCCACGCGGCATCGTGACGGTGGCGGTCTTCACCTCTATCGGCCGAATCGTGTTGCCCGCCGCCCTGCAGACGCTGGCGCAGACGCATCCGGGTCTCGACGTGCGGCTGCGGCGGTCCGATCCTGAGCACGCGGTGCCGCAGCTTGTCGCGAGACAGGTCGATGCCGTCGTCACCGATACCTTCCCTGGAACGCGGCTCTTGCCGGCGGGTGGCATCCACGCCGCCGCCATCGGCAGGGACCCGATGCGCGGCTACCTGCCCGAAGGCATGGCGGACCGGCCGTTCGAGCGAGTTCCCTGGGTGATGGAGCCGCCGCAGGCGGCATCGACCCAGTGGGCGCTCCGCGTCTGCCGGGAGAGCGGCTTCGAACCGCGAATCGCGCACGAGTCCTCCGACATGCTTTTCCACCTGCGGATGGTGGAGGCGGGACTGGCGGCAGCGTTCCTTCCCGATCTGGTCGTGCGCGAGGCGGGCAGTGCGCTGGTGCCGAACCCCTTGCTGCCGAGCAACCTGCGCAGAGACATCCTGATGGTCACACGTCTGGGTGCCGAGACGCATCCGGCACTCAACGCCGTGCGCGATGCCATCGCATCCGCCCTCAAGGAACATGTAAGCGTCATCGACTGA
- a CDS encoding NAD-dependent succinate-semialdehyde dehydrogenase, translated as MSITTETIPLIEPDASAVGHADRVIAGLGLPVDGIAVDDPATGEVIGHIADIDVEGALLAVETADAAGEDWARTTPRQRADVLHAWYALLVAHTEDLAHLIAREMGKPLAEARGEVKYGADFVRWYAEEAVRPAGGFREAPDGGASILTRRAPVGLAVLITPWNFPLAMATRKIAPALAAGCASVIKPATATPLTTIFAVELARRAGVPQDLVQVVTTSSSSTFSDAVLRDRRVRKVSFTGSTEVGRTLMRLAADNVLRSSMELGGNAPFLVFDDADLDRAIEGALAAKLRNGGQSCIAANRFYVQEGIADAFAEGLAARMRDIAVGAGLGTGTGLGPLIDGRAVRQMRALTDDAVAQGATLLTGGTELGSAGHFFAPTVLDHVPTDAEVATTEIFGPIAAIQRFRTEDEAVARANATEFGLAGYVFSESLDRALNVADRLNTGILGINQGVPSNASAPFGGVKQSGLGREGGAEGLEEYQSVRFYNIARRETR; from the coding sequence ATGAGCATCACCACCGAGACCATTCCACTCATCGAGCCCGACGCATCCGCCGTCGGCCACGCCGATCGCGTGATCGCCGGCCTCGGCCTGCCCGTCGACGGAATCGCGGTCGACGACCCCGCGACCGGTGAGGTCATCGGCCACATCGCCGACATCGACGTGGAGGGCGCGCTCCTGGCAGTCGAGACAGCGGATGCGGCCGGCGAGGACTGGGCCCGGACGACCCCGCGACAGCGTGCCGACGTTCTGCACGCATGGTACGCGCTGCTGGTCGCGCACACCGAGGACCTCGCGCATCTCATTGCGCGGGAGATGGGCAAGCCGCTCGCCGAGGCGCGGGGTGAGGTGAAATACGGCGCGGACTTCGTTCGCTGGTACGCGGAAGAGGCGGTGCGCCCCGCCGGCGGCTTCCGGGAGGCGCCTGACGGCGGCGCGAGCATCCTCACGCGTCGAGCGCCGGTGGGGCTGGCCGTGCTCATCACGCCGTGGAACTTCCCGCTCGCGATGGCGACGCGAAAGATTGCGCCGGCGCTCGCAGCAGGCTGCGCATCCGTCATCAAGCCCGCCACTGCCACGCCGCTCACCACGATCTTCGCAGTCGAGCTCGCTCGACGAGCAGGCGTGCCCCAGGACCTCGTCCAGGTCGTCACGACCTCCAGCTCGTCGACGTTCAGCGATGCCGTCCTCCGGGACCGGCGCGTGCGTAAGGTGTCGTTCACCGGCTCGACCGAGGTGGGGCGCACGCTCATGCGGCTGGCCGCCGACAACGTACTGCGCTCCTCGATGGAGCTCGGTGGAAACGCGCCGTTCCTCGTCTTCGACGACGCCGACCTTGACCGTGCGATCGAGGGCGCGCTCGCGGCGAAGCTGCGCAACGGCGGCCAATCGTGCATCGCGGCGAACCGCTTCTACGTGCAGGAGGGAATCGCCGACGCGTTCGCCGAAGGGCTCGCCGCGCGCATGCGCGACATCGCCGTCGGCGCCGGCCTCGGCACCGGCACCGGGCTCGGCCCGCTCATCGACGGTCGGGCGGTGCGGCAGATGCGTGCGCTCACCGACGACGCCGTCGCGCAGGGCGCCACGCTGCTCACCGGCGGCACCGAGCTCGGATCGGCAGGGCATTTCTTCGCGCCCACGGTGCTCGACCATGTGCCGACCGACGCGGAGGTCGCGACCACCGAGATTTTCGGACCCATCGCCGCCATCCAGCGCTTCCGCACCGAGGACGAGGCGGTCGCTCGCGCCAACGCCACGGAGTTCGGCCTCGCCGGCTACGTCTTCAGCGAATCGCTCGACCGCGCTCTGAACGTCGCGGACCGGCTCAACACCGGCATCCTCGGCATCAACCAGGGCGTGCCGTCCAATGCGAGCGCGCCCTTCGGCGGCGTCAAGCAGTCGGGGCTGGGCCGCGAGGGCGGCGCCGAGGGGCTCGAGGAGTACCAGTCGGTGCGCTTCTACAACATCGCGCGTCGCGAGACGCGCTGA